A single genomic interval of Coccidioides posadasii str. Silveira chromosome 1, complete sequence harbors:
- the SNF1 gene encoding Protein kinase (BUSCO:126256at4751~EggNog:ENOG410PGMD~COG:T~BUSCO:2195at33183): MAAAFDDEDLSISLPSFDRDGKDDRTSHSHPSMPPPSRPFTVPPEQSPATARDMQRLEQYKTVRILGEGSFGKVKLAIHQATGREVALKIISRRKLLSRDMVGRVEREIQYLQLLRHPHIIKLYTVITTKTDIVMVLEYAERELFDYLVSRGKCNDDEARTFFQQIICAVEYCHRHKIVHRDLKPENLLMDREKNVKIADFGLSNIMTDGNFLRTSCGSPNYAAPEVISGKLYAGPEVDVWSCGVILYVLLVGKLPFDDEYIPNLFRKISAGNFYMPSYISTGAANLIRRMLQVHPVHRITIPEIRRDSWFKKDLPQYLQHPAEEFVATGADPNKAIDLRSIAPGKPAAVRERIRENAVSKLERRMGYGKEDIQEALRKPEPSAIKDAFFIVVENEMMQTNSPTELDGCPSSPQPREGQDASSQGPGTAARPGFSTPRDTPITPLTPYRVTPINTPESRVSHVRILPTSLPYVHDQIMDQRTKDMTARAASPPQDYSQHIEVADLSGTPRERSPEEQAATARALKPHSRSVVDLEKLQYEPPEMLTQVPSQPKRSRKWQFGIRSRNLPYEAMLCLYKAIQAEGGVWEIQPAEPDNHDDDRVPEMTSEIPGPLQRKYRDVPSEYYIPKDLWFIRARLLKQGVLAPGPASSAHSSRSDLEELRRRVSLKGGVLHQEDKSVSGSAGFGAGLSAASSLSSHSATLSYGVWVFIDIQLYQLERDNYMVDFKCDGYQNVVRIEGDGSATEWRPISKRFRNKEKEITSPYPFLDVASDLVAQLAAAT, from the exons ATGGCTGCGGCCTTCGACGATGAAGACCTCTCCATATCTCTTCCGTCCTTTGACCGAGACGGGAAAGATGATCGAACTTCCCATAGCCATCCCTCCATGCCACCACCCTCGAGACCCTTCACGGTCCCTCCTGAACAGTCACCTGCGACGGCCCGAGACATGCAGCGCTTGGAGCAGTACAAGACCGTGCGGATACTCGGCGAGGGGTCCTTTGGAAAAGTTAAATTGGCGATTCACCAAGCGACCGGCAGGGAGGTAGCCTTGAAGATAATTTCAAGGCGGAAACTCTTATCAAGAGATATGGTCGGACGAGTAGAACGCGAGATTCAGTACCTGCAGCTCCTTAGACACCCGCACATTATTAAATT ATACACCGTCATCACTACGAAGACCGACATAGTCATGGTACTGGAGTACGCCGAACGGGAGTTATTTGATTACCTTGTAAGTCGCGGGAAATGCAACGATGACGAAGCACGTACATTCTTCCAGCAGATCATTTGCGCAGTGGAGTATTGCCACCGTCATAAGATCGTGCATCGGGACCTCAAACCGGAGAATCTGCTGATGGATAGAGAGAAAAATGTCAAGATTGCTGATTTCGGATTGAGCAATATCATGACGGATGGGAATTTCCTAAGGACCAGCTGTGGCAGTCCTAATTATGCAGCGCCCGAAGTTATCTCCGGCAAACTCTATGCGGGCCCTGAGGTCGACGTCTGGAGCTGTGGTGTGATCTTATACGTGCTTCTGGTGGGAAAGCTTCCCTTTGACGATGAATACATCCCCAACCTATTCCGGAAGATTTCTGCCGGCAATTTTTACATGCCATCATATATTTCCACCGGTGCCGCCAATTTGATCAGGCGGATGCTGCAGGTTCATCCTGTTCACCGGATCACTATTCCGGAAATTCGCCGGGACTCTTGGTTCAAGAAGGACCTTCCACAATATCTACAGCATCCTGCAGAGGAGTTTGTCGCAACTGGAGCTGATCCGAATAAGGCCATTGACCTCCGTTCGATTGCACCTGGGAAGCCAGCTGCGGTTCGAGAGCGGATACGGGAAAATGCGGTATCAAAGTTAGAGAGGAGAATGGGGTATGGTAAAGAGGATATTCAAGAAGCCTTACGAAAACCTGAACCTAGTGCTATTAAGGATGCGTTCTTTATCGTGGTGGAGAATGAGATGATGCAGACAAACT CCCCAACGGAGCTGGATGGCTGCCCTTCATCCCCTCAGCCTAGAGAAGGCCAAGATGCCTCCTCCCAAGGCCCTGGCACCGCGGCCAGACCTGGATTTTCCACTCCTCGCGACACACCTATTACGCCCCTTACGCCCTACCGCGTCACCCCGATTAACACCCCGGAATCTCGTGTGAGCCATGTGAGAATTCTCCCCACCAGTCTTCCATACGTTCACGATCAAATCATGGATCAACGAACCAAGGATATGACTGCTCGTGCTGCTAGCCCGCCACAGGATTACTCTCAGCACATTGAGGTAGCCGACCTTTCAGGGACTCCTAGAGAGCGCTCGCCCGAAGAACAAGCTGCAACTGCTAGGGCGCTCAAGCCCCACTCACGAAGCGTGGTCGACCTGGAAAAACTTCAGTATGAACCTCCTGAGATGTTAACACAGGTCCCCAGTCAACCCAAGCGCTCTCGTAAATGGCAATTCGGTATTAGATCGCGCAATTTGCCGTATGAGGCGATGCTATGTCTCTATAAAGCGATCCAGGCTGAAGGGGGTGTCTGGGAAATACAACCAGCAGAGCCAG ACAATCATGACGACGACCGAGTTCCGGAGATGACTTCTGAAATTCCTGGGCCGTTGCAGCGTAAATATCGGGACGTCCCATCCGAATATTATATTCCAAAAGATTTGTGGTTCATTCGTGCTCGTCTTTTGAAGCAAGGCGTGTTGGCTCCTGGCCCCGCAAGCAGTGCCCACAGCAGCAGGAGTGATTTAGAAGAATTGCGCCGGCGCGTAAGCCTCAAGGGCGGAGTGCTACATCAGGAGGACAAGTCTGTTTCCGGGAGTGCGGGGTTTGGAGCTGGGTTGtcagcagcttcttctttatCATCCCATTCGGCGACCTTGAGTTACGGCGTTTGGGTGTTTATTGACATTCAGCTCTACCAACTTGAACGGGACAATTACATGGTCGACTTCAAGTGTGACGGCTATCAAAATGTCGTGCGCATTGAGGGTGATGGCAGTGCAACTGAATGGCGGCCCATCAGCAAGCGGTTCCGGAATAAAGAAAAGGAAATTACGAGTCCATATCCATTCTTAGATGTTGCATCGGATTTGGTGGCGCAATTAGCGGCAGCGACTTAG
- a CDS encoding uncharacterized protein (EggNog:ENOG410PNK8~COG:E~BUSCO:12524at33183), with product MANNDPPVGFHLISTLCYDPALATLRSSHNSAYYLLPYHYDRLLSAATDFQWTKAVSRLRECGHGGLLKLFDQKIPSQSQRWRMRILLDQEGDIKAEFTPLTAPLPGALFLPALDGPSHPFSSAPSYPSWVLRLDSQPTQPSPFTRHKTTQRELYDAARKRAGIKSPQQTVEVLLYSPSGEVMEGSITTPYFRRSRIHSGRGGHGQELEEVWVTPPLSSGGNAGTTRRYALEEGLCVEEVVGVDDLVDGEEVWLSNGVRGFIRAVLELG from the coding sequence ATGGCGAATAATGACCCTCCAGTCGGCTTTCACCTTATCTCTACCCTTTGCTATGACCCTGCCCTCGCAACTCTGCGCTCGTCCCACAATTCTGCCTACTACCTGCTCCCTTACCACTATGACCGCTTACTATCCGCTGCAACCGACTTTCAGTGGACAAAAGCAGTGTCCCGCCTGCGAGAGTGCGGGCACGGGGGCCTCTTGAAGCTCTTCGACCAGAAGATCCCTTCGCAATCGCAGCGGTGGCGGATGCGGATCCTGCTTGACCAGGAAGGTGATATTAAAGCCGAATTCACACCACTGACAGCACCTCTGCCGGGCGCTCTCTTTCTGCCCGCCCTCGATGGCCCATCTCATCCATTCTCGTCCGCACCTTCATATCCGTCCTGGGTTCTCAGGCTAGACTCACAGCCCACACAACCCTCCCCTTTCACACGACACAAGACTACCCAGCGTGAATTGTACGACGCAGCACGGAAGCGGGCAGGAATCAAGTCGCCCCAGCAGACAGTTGAGGTACTACTATACAGTCCATCGGGAGAAGTGATGGAAGGGAGTATTACGACTCCGTACTTCAGGCGGAGCCGGATCCACTCTGGCCGCGGTGGGCACGGACAGGAACTGGAAGAGGTGTGGGTTACGCCGCCGTTGAGCAGTGGAGGAAACGCGGGTACAACGCGTCGGTATGCTTTGGAAGAAGGACTATGTGTTGAAGAAGTTGTTGGGGTCGATGATCTGGTCGATGGCGAAGAGGTTTGGTTAAGCAATGGCGTGCGGGGCTTCATCAGAGCCGTTCTCGAGCTTGGATGA
- a CDS encoding uncharacterized protein (EggNog:ENOG410PNN0~COG:U~BUSCO:11484at33183) — translation MKFFENTFNYDYSFPAVSLAFFLRYPNPYSRHVLTSDVIDRYVDPETQRLHTTRLHLKRSKIPSAMLKLLPKGIGGAENSGQSFILETSVVDVKEGWMETESRNMEWTGILSVVEKQVYRRCLRSDDSSPGTPAFSSALSIDDRRDEWTTVKTTVTFRSRLGQSMLNRSTKADSAPDSDEDSHKKGFLAAWSTAGLQRTIELIGVKRTRDAVHKSKQGMNIVLERLRHGGIVAVLEGMRQDREAATLGHHHEGPWKRVWLHGTSGGDLNEKHSFPHVEVDHAEDDG, via the coding sequence ATGAAGTTCTTCGAGAACACTTTCAATTACGACTACAGCTTCCCCGCCGTCTCCCTCGCCTTCTTCCTTCGCTACCCCAATCCCTACTCTCGTCATGTTCTCACCTCCGATGTCATTGACCGCTATGTCGACCCCGAGACCCAGCGGCTGCACACCACTCGACTGCACCTGAAGCGGTCGAAGATCCCCTCGGCGATGCTCAAGTTGCTGCCCAAGGGCATTGGCGGCGCCGAAAATTCTGGACAGAGCTTTATCCTGGAGACCAGCGTTGTGGATGTGAAGGAGGGTTGGATGGAAACTGAATCTCGAAATATGGAGTGGACCGGCATCTTGAGCGTGGTGGAGAAACAGGTCTATCGGCGTTGTCTTCGATCGGATGATTCTAGCCCTGGCACGCCAGCGTTTTCGTCAGCTCTCAGCATCGACGACAGACGGGACGAGTGGACTACCGTCAAAACGACGGTGACTTTCCGATCTCGACTCGGCCAATCGATGCTCAACCGCTCCACCAAGGCCGATTCAGCGCCTGACTCCGACGAGGACTCTCACAAGAAAGGGTTTCTTGCCGCATGGTCCACGGCCGGCCTCCAGCGAACCATCGAGCTTATCGGTGTGAAGCGAACCCGAGATGCGGTTCACAAAAGCAAGCAGGGTATGAACATTGTGCTGGAGAGGCTACGCCATGGTGGAATCGTAGCTGTTCTCGAAGGCATGCGCCAGGATCGCGAGGCCGCCACCCTTGGCCATCACCACGAAGGTCCATGGAAGCGAGTTTGGCTTCACGGCACTAGCGGTGGCGACCTCAACGAAAAGCATTCTTTCCCGCACGTTGAGGTCGATCATGCCGAGGACGACGGATGA